TGAATCTGAGATGTCCTCCAAATCAATGACTGAGGGTGAACCAGAAGAACCAGCCAACTGCTCTCTGGATCACAATTATGCACAAATGAAGCCTAGACaaagttacaaaataattatataaaaaattcaagaaTACAGACTGACCTAGATCATAACGAGATGAAAAACCCCTCCACTTATCTCCTCATAAATAGAAGATTCATGGAAAATTGTCAATGAGATGTCTCGTCTGGACATGAACTAAGAGCTGTCCACATATACGTAAGTAAGTAGCCTAGTTCTGCATTCACTGGTACATAATCAGTTTCATGGAGTGTTATGACCTTTCTTGTTTGGTCTTCTACTAGAAGAAGACCACATTAAGGCATACAAGTATGTTTCTCTACCATTTTAGGGTACTTAAACTTAGGGCACTGCTCGATGAAAGCAGGTGGTCTTTTATAAGTCACAGATGCAGCTCTGATCAAAATCCCGGCAGTTAGACCCCATATCGTATAATCTTTATCTCCGGTTCGATAATCAAAGTAGTGGATCAAATACTTTTCTCCCATCCACTCTCTCTCTTCGGATCTTCTGTTCTCATCCTggacaagaaacaaaaaaagtttcaagCAATGATGCTTCAGAAGGAAAAAAGATTTAAGTAACGAGAGGATAACCTTGAGGAACATTTCCAAAGGTGCATCAAACACAGCTTCCACTTCCGCAGGATTTGGTTTTGGATTGAATGTGTTTTTGTCCTTCAAGATTCCTATCACAGGTATTACTCTGAGGAGATGCTGTAAGACAAGGACACGCACGTAAGAAAAATATCAATACGCATCTATcactttaaaatagaaaaaaatgaagattaaCAAACAGCAAAGAACATTATTATCCTTAGagccaacaacaacaaaaaggtATGATTATGAGCGTATTAACACAGCTACTACTGAATAACATTCAGGATAAAGAAAAAACTAGATAGTTTGTAACATCCACGTCACTGGCAAAATCCCATACTCTGATCTAACTAAAAACATTGTATCATTCAGCATCTGTTCTTTATACCTTGGACAGAAATGGTTCGAGAGAAGTGACAACATCAACAAGAGAAGGGTCTAAACCAATCTCTTCCTCGGCCTCTCTGGTAGCAGTCATCCCATCATCTTTATCACCCTCCTCTGCTTTACCACCCGGCAGTGAAACTTCTCCTGCAACaacagaattaaaaaaaaaaaacataaccagTAAGTTGATAGCAACCACCTCATTTATTAGAGATCACTCTGTATTCTTAAAATCAAGAACAAACCCGAGTGAGTAGACAATCTGGAAGACCTCTTAGTGAGGATGACGCGAAGATCGCCCTCGTCTCCTTCGAAGATACAGATCAGCACAGCCGCTCGCTTCGGTTTGAACCTCTCAGGATCTTTCGGAACCGGAGTCATGGATTCCTGAAACCCAACCTGAGAAACCACCTTCCCTGCGCTCTCCTGATCCGCCTGCGTCTCCTCATCATCGTTTTCGAACGATGAAGAAGGCGGTGGCTTGTACATGCGCAGTTGCTGGGCCAAGGCGGCGAGTCGAGAAGACCCACCGAAAGAGGATGATGCAGTCAACGCAGGCTCCATGAAACTGCAGAGGAGGGTTGTGCGTGCAAGTAAAGGAAGCCTGCGATGGAGTAAAaacatcaaaaagaaaagaatccgATTTCAGAAAAAATTGGATTCTGTGTGTGGCGAAATCTAATGAGAAGAAAGATTAGATCCGAACAATCAGTTAAAAAGTTTGGAAAAAAGTTCGACACGTACTCGTGTGAGAACACGtgtttcttcttgtcttgttctttctttttggcTCGTGGGAACCGGGGAAGCTTCAGAAAAAGGCAGAAGCTTTGTTTGCTTGCTGTCAGAAATTGAGAAATGGGCCCCACCCGGTTAGATACTGTTCGATATTGTAGAAACCGGTTGAATCGGTTATCTAAAAATAACTATCGGTTCGGATattttataatccaaatttaCTCAAATAACccttattatttttgttttctcttacaTAATCCCTTTGTCTTTATGGCGATAACCAGCCAATGCTACAGCGCCACGTGTGTCGTGACGGTCATTATACATATTGAATAGaagaaaaaacttatttttttctactttctcctGATTGCAATTTGCTCTTCTCAAACTTTTCCGAGAGAATTCGATCttaggtttttgtttttctcctTTTGATTTGAGCGTCGATGGCATCGAACCCTCACAGAGGCGGTGCGGGTGGTTCTCTTTACGGAGGTGCCGCTCCATACAGATCCAGGTATGATGGTTATATTATCAGTTCCCTCTTTTTcgaaattgatttttattttcatccTTGTAATTATCtggatagatagatagatagatagatagatagatagaggGGTATTGATGGTTCGTGTGTTTGTTTGGTTACAGAGATGGGCTTAGCACTAGAAGTGCTACAGGTTCAGAGGAAATCCAGCTTAGGATTGATCCCATGCACTCTGACCTAGATGATGAGATCACTGGTCTCCATGGCCAAGTCAGGCAATTGAAAAATGTAAGAACCCCCAGAAGAATTGTATTTAATTATGAAGGCTTATGTCTATCTTTGAACATTACGTTGATCGGAAAGATCGCAAAAGTTGTCtttcttttcatctttctttcttattgTTACGGCTAGTTGATGAGGGACATTGTGACGGTCTGTGTGCTCTGTCATTGCAAAAGACTCTTTGTCTCTATGTCCGGAACAAACTTTTTGTTGCTTgttttaaaatctaataaagGCTCGGTAAATTAGCTAGTGTTTTTGGATCCAGGGTACTGCATTTGTTTATTCATTAGTGAATCTATGTTTACTTAGCTGATTTACCAGTTAATTCATCTTATTCGATCTTTATTTTGATGCAGATTGCTCAAGAAATTGGGTCAGAAGCTAAGTTTCAGAGGGACTTCTTAGATGAACTGGTATGTTGTTGTTGATGTCACTGAAGCTCTTTGATTCAAATGTATATACTTAATTTGCTTACTCACCCCAGTTAATATaggttttttaattattatagaaTCTACAGCTACATCCCCAATGTAGGAGGGTATATGAATTCTAGTGTAGCTTACAAAGCAATGAGTCTTGGTAAATGCACAGTTTTAGAGTATGTACAGACTCGAACTCAAGGTCTAGTCTAGTGGGTAGGAGTAGGTGTATCTTCAATCTCGGCTAGTTATGTGAATGCATCATGAAATATGGTTTCAGTTGTTGTTGAGTACCGGTCTCCTTATGAATAATAGAACAGGGGGTGTTGAATATAGAACATAGATTTGGTTGTGTGAGACTTTGCAGAGAGACGCATTcagtgattttttaaataaagatacTCTCTAAGGATGCCAAATTCTTTAATAgtgtttttttgtctttgtttggGGTGGCAGCAAGTGACATTGATGAGAGCGCAAGCAGGGGTGAAGAACAACATAAGGAAACTGAACTTGAGCATCATACGTAGTGGGAACAACCACATCATGCACGTGGTTCTTTTCGCGCTCCTCTGCTTCTTTATCCTCTACATGTGGTCCAAAATGTTCAAAAGATGAGAGACGACGACTCCTGAAACATACTTTGATGAAATGTTGGAAAGTTGTAGAAATCTCTTTTTTAGTTTGTGGTTGGTTCATCTCGTACGTTCCCTGTTATGTAGAGTTTGTGCTTATTTTGAACAATTACATAGAAGCAAGAAAAGATTATATCATATTACTTACCACATAAGATGCTTTctgtatttcattttttttatttttgttaaaccgGTTTGAATTTGGTCATGAGCGTCCGGTCTAACATTCCTAGAGAGAGAGTCGCAGCGAGTTGATGAGACAATTGTTGGGCTTAAGTATTCACTTCGTAACACGTGGCATATTCTGATTTGGTGCGTTGGCTAAGATCACGGTGGTAGCCACTGCACAGGATAAACTCTCTACACTACTGTATGTGTAAAAGATTGGGGGAAGGAAGaagataagaaaataaaaaaaaaattcaatggcTTCTTCCTTATCCATCTCCATTGGAGCTTCGGCTTCGTCGCGTTTACGTCATCCTTCTTCATCGAACGGGAAGATTAGCGTCCCTTCCGCCACGCTTTCTCTCGGCACTGGTTCGAGACGGGGAGCGTTTTCTCTCAGCTGTTCAAAATCCCCATCAGCTTCTTCTCAGCTGCTCCATTGCTCCtttctctcttcatctctctcccTCGCATCTTCGTTTTCTGGTTAGTTTTGTTCGTAAAGCATCTTCCTTTAGCTGGGTACTGTTGTAAATGgtcatcattttttatttttttctggtaCATGTCTTCTCTGTGTTTGTTGGATTATCAATTTATCATTATTGGCTCTCCGGTTAGGGTTTGGTTTCTAGGTTTAAGGAATTATTGAATCCGATTCTGGGTTTACGGAAAGCTAGTAACTTTATCGCTATACTTGCTTGAACTCATTGAGATCCAATGAAGCAACCTGGTTACACGTTTTGCGCACACAAAACCTTTTCTATACCAGACCAGTAATGATGTTCATGTTTTGTTTCGCTGTCTTTTTTCAGGTTTGTCCATTGCATTTGATCTCAGCAGTGGAACCAGTGGTCTGAGTAGCCAGAAGCGCAGAGGGCTTGTGGTGAGAGCTGGAAAAGCTGCTCTGTGTCAAACGAAGAGGAGCAGGTCAAGAAAGTCTCTTGCTAGGACTCATGGTTTCCGTTTGAGGATGAGAACCACCAGTGGTAGAGCCACCATCAAGCGCCGACGTGCCAAGGGACGTTGGAATCTATGCCCTAAGTCCAACCCTAGCAGCGGCAAACGTGCTTGAATGTCCTTTCTCTCCTCTCACCCTATCTGTAATCTTGTTTGatatgcttttttttcttttttcttgtgtgTTTCCGGCAGAAGATACAATGAGAAAACACAAGTCGATGAGCTCTTTCCTGCTTTTTAACTCTTTATGTATCATTACATTGCGCTTTAGTAATTGCTTCGCTAAATTTTGAACCTAATCGAAAGTTTGAACTTCAAAGCCAAAACCATTAAAGATCATATGGTAGAAGCTAGCTTCCTATTTCAACTCCATGCTGTTACAGTAACATCATGTCATATGTACAAAAGTTTTCAGATACTTTTGTTATGCATATGGACAATATGTGACAAGATTACCACTTTGTTATCTCTTTCATCTCTCAAGTGCTTGCTCTAGGCGACAACGGACGATCCATTAACCACTATAACTGGAGAGCTGATGGCCTTCAATTATTTACCAACATGAACACTATTTATAGTGGTGTGGCATCGGTAGGGAGATGCTAGTAGTAGGATCATGTTATGACGCTACTCAATCTCCCATAGCATTCatatataattagtatattCAAATCACATGACGAGCCTCCGAAAACTTTGCAAACCGCCAAATGCTTTTAAAATGTCATAAACTTTATCATCTGTCTcccttttctttttggaaaagaAAACGTTATCATCTTTGAGGACCGTATAATTATATTTCTGTATAGAACCTACTCCCTCCACATTGTATATGAGTTTCCACCACCGAACGAATCTAAATGTACATATAATAGGATAAAATAAGGCGAAAACAAAACATGTAATTGTAACCTATACGGTACCTCGACATATAAACCAATCCGCAGTACATGATGTTTTAACGCCTTCTCTGGTAACACGTAAAGACATTATCGAAAAGCATCTGTGATGAAGTCAAAACAACCTTTCTTTGTACGGACTTATAGAGACTTTAAGTGTTGTCCCCATTCAAATACCTTATTTGTAATGTAACTCAAAAGTTCAAAACCATAAGACAAACATTTTGGTTCTGTTAGTATATGTTACATGTTTAACACGAGCCTTATTAATTTTAAAGTCATAATATTGACATATTGTGCTAAAGAAAAGTTCTCGAAGTTGACATTAGtaaatatacacatatatatataccttattTGTAATGTAACTCAAAAGTTCAAAACCATGAGAGAACATTTTGATTCTGTTAGTATATGTTACCATGTTTAACACGAGCCTTATTGATTTTAAAGTCATAATATTGACATATTTTGCTAAAGAAAAGTTCTCGAAGTTGACATtagtaaatatacatatatatatatatatatacatatatatatattttaacttgtAATTATTCAAGCTTGACGttagtctttttaaaaataaatatcgagATGGAACCACCATTGATGAGGAGATAATTTGGTCCGATTATAAAtctttgaattaaatataaaattcaaaagtaGTCATCCGTTCAACTTTCGTATTTCGTTTTCTAGTTCAATAAAATATTCTGtgtgttattattttattattatataaggACTGCTTTAGTCgtttaacaataaaaaaacatatcgtATATCTCATTTATCAGAAAAAATATCAGTAGTCGATGATTATCGATTTTTTTGGCTAAATCGGGGAAAAATAAAAACCAGAGATAGAGCGCATGGGACTCAGTGATGATGAGAAGATAACGTAGAGACGTGATATGGTTATAAGAAGCTGACGTCACTCTGAAACCGCGATTCAAGGatctttctctgttttatttttttttacttgtctgtatatatacacataagaAGCTCGTCGAGTATCAATGTCTACGGCTTCTTGGATTCAGCCTCCTTGTAGATTCTTACCAGATCGTCatcgtggtggtggtggtttcGCTAAGCCAAGCTTTAGCAGAGCAAGGCAGTTTCCAGGCGTCGTTTCTTATTCTTCCTCGTGCTCTTGTGGCCATTCCGAGATTTTGACTTTCGATCATTTCGGTAATGGTTTCTTCCCTTGATGTGTTGTTTTAATTGGTGGATCTTCTTTGATTCTTGGAATTGATCTCGATCAAAAGATGTATAGATTAGTCTCGAATCCCTCTAGATCAATTTAAGTAGTCAGGAACAGTACTATCATCATGTGAGCAAATTAGAAGATGTTCAACGGTTGtagaaataatcaaatattatatcattTCTTGTTAATTTGCGGGTTCAATAATTagtgttcttctttttttgtttgttttgattttctcTCTACAGGGTCTAACAGAAGGTGGAACCAGCGGGGTCTCAGAGTTCAAGCAATGAGTGCTACAGCACAACGTAATTTCTCGCTATCTAAAGGTGACGCCGATGAGAAAACTGAACCTGATCaccttcttgttcttgtacacggCATCTTGGCCAGGTATCATATGCCTTTACAAACTCTATTCTTTGGATGTTGCTGTGTTTTGCATCTTGAGGAAACATTCCTTGTATTATAGATGCCTCTCTTTAGGTTAGCTTGGGATAGAGTCTTAAAGTTGTGTTTTATTATTTCTGCTACTCTGTTTTcagatttttataataatttttatggactctaattttttttgctaagagtACCATTAATTGCAGTCCCAGTGACTGGCTCTACGTAGAAGCTGAGATGAAAAGACGCCTTGGTAGAAGATTCTTGATTTATGGTATTGCTCCTCTGCTTTCAACTTCTTATCCTCCCTATGTTTAGTTGAACAGTTGTTGGACTATGTATAGAATAGAGTTAGAGAATTACTGCCAAagtctaaatttttattttcacatctttttcttacttttcttttagttttgtattttagtATTATACTCGTTTTCTTCTATGCCATGCGTTAATCACACAtaatacttttttcttttctaatttaCTCCGCTCCCGTGGACATGCACAGCAAGTTCTTCAAATACGTTCACTAAAACGTTTGGCGGGGTCGATGGAGCTGGGAAACGACTAGCAGAAGaggtgagtttttttttttttttgtattcctACATTGTCATTTCTAGTCTTGAACCTGAGTGTATAAGCTGCTGATTATCTGTCTCCATCTGATCTGATGAGAGAGGGAATAGGTTAGGCAGGTTGTCCAAAAGAGCAAGAGCCTAAAGAAGATATCCTTTTTAGCCCACTCCCTCGGTGGCTTATTTGCCAGGCATGCTGTCGCCGTTCTTTACTCGGCAGCAGCAGCAGTGTCACAAACCAGTGATGGTGCTGCTCTGCTCTCTAACTCCGGGAACTCACATCTTCCCCGAGGTAGGATTGCTGGGCTCGAGCCGATTAATTTCATCACCTTGGCAACACCTCATCTAGGAGTCAGAGGCAGAAAGCAGGTTCTATCCATTTCCTCGTACATGTGGTGTATGCTTAGTTGAGAAAGATAATCATAATAATTTTCATCAGAACTCAGTCTCATTATGTCTCCATTGTGTCAGCTGCCTTTCTTGTTGGGACTTCAGATATTAGAAAGACTTGCTGCGCCGTTAGCTCCATTCGTTGTCGGTCGGACTGGTAGCCAGTTGTTTCTTACTGATGGTAAAGCTGATAAACCACCTCTTCTCTTGAGAATGGCTTCTGATTgtgaagatcttaaattcttgtGAGTAATAAAATGACtcttagtaaaatatttaaatcataaagcACTTATTTTAGATTCATTAATCCTCATGTTATTTGCTCTTGTGGCAG
The Raphanus sativus cultivar WK10039 unplaced genomic scaffold, ASM80110v3 Scaffold1724, whole genome shotgun sequence genome window above contains:
- the LOC130504667 gene encoding nudix hydrolase 15, mitochondrial isoform X2 → MFLLHRRLPLLARTTLLCSFMEPALTASSSFGGSSRLAALAQQLRMYKPPPSSSFENDDEETQADQESAGKVVSQVGFQESMTPVPKDPERFKPKRAAVLICIFEGDEGDLRVILTKRSSRLSTHSGEVSLPGGKAEEGDKDDGMTATREAEEEIGLDPSLVDVVTSLEPFLSKHLLRVIPVIGILKDKNTFNPKPNPAEVEAVFDAPLEMFLKDENRRSEEREWMGEKYLIHYFDYRTGDKDYTIWGLTAGILIRAASVTYKRPPAFIEQCPKFKYPKMN
- the LOC130504667 gene encoding nudix hydrolase 15, mitochondrial isoform X3, with amino-acid sequence MFLLHRRLPLLARTTLLCSFMEPALTASSSFGGSSRLAALAQQLRMYKPPPSSSFENDDEETQADQESAGKVVSQVGFQESMTPVPKDPERFKPKRAAVLICIFEGDEGDLRVILTKRSSRLSTHSGEVSLPGGKAEEGDKDDGMTATREAEEEIGLDPSLVDVVTSLEPFLSKHLLRVIPVIGILKDKNTFNPKPNPAEVEAVFDAPLEMFLKDENRRSEEREWMGEKYLIHYFDYRTGDKDYTIWGLTAGILIRAASVTYKRPPAFIEQCPKFKYPKM
- the LOC130504667 gene encoding nudix hydrolase 15, mitochondrial isoform X1, whose amino-acid sequence is MFLLHRRLPLLARTTLLCSFMEPALTASSSFGGSSRLAALAQQLRMYKPPPSSSFENDDEETQADQESAGKVVSQVGFQESMTPVPKDPERFKPKRAAVLICIFEGDEGDLRVILTKRSSRLSTHSGEVSLPGGKAEEGDKDDGMTATREAEEEIGLDPSLVDVVTSLEPFLSKHLLRVIPVIGILKDKNTFNPKPNPAEVEAVFDAPLEMFLKDENRRSEEREWMGEKYLIHYFDYRTGDKDYTIWGLTAGILIRAASVTYKRPPAFIEQCPKFKYPKMVEKHTCMP
- the LOC130504667 gene encoding nudix hydrolase 15, mitochondrial isoform X4, whose product is MEPALTASSSFGGSSRLAALAQQLRMYKPPPSSSFENDDEETQADQESAGKVVSQVGFQESMTPVPKDPERFKPKRAAVLICIFEGDEGDLRVILTKRSSRLSTHSGEVSLPGGKAEEGDKDDGMTATREAEEEIGLDPSLVDVVTSLEPFLSKHLLRVIPVIGILKDKNTFNPKPNPAEVEAVFDAPLEMFLKDENRRSEEREWMGEKYLIHYFDYRTGDKDYTIWGLTAGILIRAASVTYKRPPAFIEQCPKFKYPKMVEKHTCMP
- the LOC130504670 gene encoding bet1-like protein At4g14600, whose protein sequence is MASNPHRGGAGGSLYGGAAPYRSRDGLSTRSATGSEEIQLRIDPMHSDLDDEITGLHGQVRQLKNIAQEIGSEAKFQRDFLDELQVTLMRAQAGVKNNIRKLNLSIIRSGNNHIMHVVLFALLCFFILYMWSKMFKR
- the LOC108834665 gene encoding 50S ribosomal protein L34, chloroplastic-like: MASSLSISIGASASSRLRHPSSSNGKISVPSATLSLGTGSRRGAFSLSCSKSPSASSQLLHCSFLSSSLSLASSFSGLSIAFDLSSGTSGLSSQKRRGLVVRAGKAALCQTKRSRSRKSLARTHGFRLRMRTTSGRATIKRRRAKGRWNLCPKSNPSSGKRA
- the LOC130504669 gene encoding uncharacterized protein LOC130504669; its protein translation is MSTASWIQPPCRFLPDRHRGGGGFAKPSFSRARQFPGVVSYSSSCSCGHSEILTFDHFGSNRRWNQRGLRVQAMSATAQRNFSLSKGDADEKTEPDHLLVLVHGILASPSDWLYVEAEMKRRLGRRFLIYASSSNTFTKTFGGVDGAGKRLAEEVRQVVQKSKSLKKISFLAHSLGGLFARHAVAVLYSAAAAVSQTSDGAALLSNSGNSHLPRGRIAGLEPINFITLATPHLGVRGRKQLPFLLGLQILERLAAPLAPFVVGRTGSQLFLTDGKADKPPLLLRMASDCEDLKFLSSLGSFRSRIVYANVSYDHMVGWRTSSIRRETELFKPPRRSLDGYKHVVDVEYCPPVSSDGAHFPPEAAKAKEAAQSSPSPQNTLEYHEIVEDEMIRGLQTLGWKKVDVSFHSTFWPYLAHNNIHVKSERLYKAGAGVVAHVADSIKQQESSTFIRASL